A single genomic interval of Mycolicibacterium sp. MU0053 harbors:
- the iolC gene encoding 5-dehydro-2-deoxygluconokinase gives MTVSTARPHDVLVIGRSGVDVYPLQVGVGLEEVESFGKFLGGSAANVAVAAARLGHRSALISGVGDDPFGRFVRAELARLGVDNDFVDTHDEYPTPVTFCEIFPPDNFPLYFYRQPSAPDLQIGPDAIDLSAVAAARLYWSTVTGLSEEPSRSAHFAAWAARNGTADGDRSPLTVLDLDYRPMFWASPAEATTQVQRALQHVSVAVGNREECEIAVGESDPAKAADALLDLGVELAIVKQGPRGVLGKTKHSAVTVPPNEVDVVNGLGAGDAFGGSLIHGLLHGWPLQKTLRYANAAGAIVASRLECSTAMPTAAEVATLAEQTAVGAANA, from the coding sequence TTGACCGTTTCAACCGCCCGCCCCCACGACGTCCTCGTGATCGGACGAAGCGGGGTCGACGTGTATCCGCTCCAGGTCGGGGTCGGCCTGGAAGAGGTCGAGTCGTTCGGCAAGTTCCTCGGCGGCAGCGCCGCCAACGTCGCGGTCGCAGCGGCCCGGCTCGGGCATCGCAGCGCGCTGATCTCGGGGGTCGGTGACGACCCGTTCGGCCGCTTCGTCCGCGCCGAATTGGCCCGCCTCGGCGTCGACAACGACTTCGTGGACACCCACGACGAGTACCCCACCCCCGTGACGTTCTGCGAGATCTTCCCGCCGGACAACTTCCCGCTGTACTTCTACCGCCAACCGTCGGCCCCCGACCTGCAGATCGGGCCCGACGCGATCGACCTCAGCGCCGTCGCCGCGGCGCGGCTGTACTGGTCGACGGTCACCGGCCTGTCCGAAGAGCCCAGCCGCAGCGCACATTTCGCGGCTTGGGCGGCGCGCAACGGCACCGCGGACGGGGACCGCAGCCCGCTGACGGTGCTCGATCTCGACTACCGCCCGATGTTCTGGGCCTCCCCGGCCGAGGCGACCACCCAGGTGCAGCGCGCCCTGCAGCACGTCAGCGTCGCGGTGGGCAACCGCGAGGAGTGTGAGATCGCCGTCGGTGAATCCGATCCCGCCAAGGCCGCCGACGCCCTGCTGGACCTGGGCGTGGAACTGGCGATCGTCAAACAGGGCCCACGCGGCGTACTGGGCAAGACCAAGCACAGCGCCGTCACCGTGCCTCCCAACGAGGTGGACGTGGTCAACGGTCTGGGCGCCGGGGATGCCTTCGGCGGCAGCCTGATCCACGGCCTGCTGCACGGCTGGCCGCTGCAGAAGACGCTGCGCTACGCCAACGCCGCGGGCGCGATCGTCGCGTCCCGGCTCGAATGCTCGACCGCGATGCCGACCGCCGCCGAGGTGGCCACGCTGGCCGAGCAAACCGCGGTGGGTGCCGCCAATGCCTGA
- a CDS encoding GntR family transcriptional regulator — MGARVSTTLQIDLDRSSPVPLYFQVAQVFEKAIIDGVLKPGDRFENELALADRLNLSRPTTRRAIQELVDKGLLVRKRGVGTQVVQTAVHRPVELTSLFDDLARAGQDPTTRVLDYSVGPVAEVIAQQLNLAADAELVTIRRLRFSGGQPLAVMTNYLPIGLAPAREELERSGLYQALRARGVHIRLARQRIGARSADREEARLLDEKLKAPLLVMERTAFDDSGRAVEYGNHVYRASRYFFDTTLVDR, encoded by the coding sequence ATGGGAGCCAGGGTGTCCACCACACTGCAGATCGACCTGGACCGGTCCAGTCCCGTGCCGCTGTACTTCCAGGTCGCCCAGGTTTTCGAGAAGGCGATCATCGACGGCGTGCTCAAGCCCGGGGACCGATTCGAGAACGAACTGGCCCTCGCGGACCGACTCAACCTGTCCCGGCCCACCACGCGGCGCGCAATCCAGGAACTCGTGGACAAGGGCCTGCTGGTGCGCAAGCGTGGCGTCGGCACGCAGGTGGTGCAGACGGCCGTGCACCGGCCGGTCGAGCTCACCAGCCTGTTCGACGACTTGGCGCGCGCGGGCCAGGACCCGACGACGCGGGTGCTCGACTACTCGGTCGGTCCGGTGGCCGAAGTCATTGCGCAGCAATTGAACCTGGCCGCCGATGCCGAGTTGGTCACCATCCGCCGGTTGCGCTTCTCCGGTGGGCAACCGTTGGCGGTGATGACCAATTATCTGCCGATCGGTCTTGCCCCGGCGCGCGAGGAGCTGGAGCGGTCCGGCCTGTATCAGGCGCTGCGCGCGCGCGGTGTCCATATACGGTTGGCGCGACAGCGAATCGGGGCCCGCTCGGCCGACCGTGAGGAGGCCCGGCTGCTCGACGAGAAGCTCAAGGCGCCGCTGTTGGTGATGGAGCGAACGGCCTTCGACGATTCCGGTCGGGCCGTCGAATACGGCAACCACGTGTATCGGGCCTCGCGCTACTTCTTCGACACCACCCTCGTCGACCGCTGA
- a CDS encoding substrate-binding domain-containing protein encodes MTLSRLVAVVGAGVLVLGACSSTGGKPDSSSGGGMGAGTADTPRMKVAMITHEAPGDSFWDLVRKGAETAAKKDNIELLYSSDPEAPNQANHVQSAVDSGVHGIAVTLAKPDAMRPAVRNAAAKNIPVVAFNAGQDAWQGMGVLEYFGQDGFIAGKEAGKRLADDGANRAICVIHEQGHVDLEARCAGVKNTFPAVETLNVNGKDMPSVESTITAKLQQDPSIDTIVALGAPFALTSVQSVRNAGSSAKVATFDTNAELVSAIESGDIQWAVDQQPFLQGYLAVDSLWLYLNNGNVIGGNQPTLTGPSFIDRSNIGAVAEYARAGTR; translated from the coding sequence ATGACGTTGAGCCGGCTCGTGGCGGTCGTCGGGGCGGGGGTTCTCGTGCTGGGAGCCTGTTCCAGCACCGGCGGTAAACCCGACAGCAGCAGCGGCGGCGGCATGGGCGCCGGTACTGCCGACACCCCGCGCATGAAGGTCGCGATGATCACCCACGAGGCACCCGGCGACTCCTTCTGGGACCTGGTGCGCAAGGGCGCCGAGACCGCGGCGAAAAAGGACAACATCGAGCTGCTGTACTCCAGCGATCCCGAGGCGCCCAATCAGGCCAACCACGTCCAGAGCGCGGTCGACAGCGGTGTGCACGGCATCGCGGTGACCCTGGCGAAGCCGGACGCCATGCGTCCCGCGGTGCGCAACGCGGCAGCCAAGAACATTCCGGTGGTCGCGTTCAACGCGGGCCAGGATGCCTGGCAGGGCATGGGGGTCCTGGAGTACTTCGGCCAGGACGGCTTCATCGCCGGCAAGGAGGCCGGCAAGCGGCTGGCCGACGACGGCGCCAACCGCGCCATCTGCGTCATCCACGAGCAGGGCCACGTCGACCTCGAGGCCCGCTGCGCGGGCGTGAAGAACACGTTTCCGGCGGTCGAGACCCTGAACGTCAACGGCAAGGACATGCCCTCGGTGGAGTCGACGATCACCGCCAAGCTGCAGCAGGACCCGTCGATCGACACCATCGTGGCGCTGGGAGCCCCGTTCGCGCTCACCTCCGTGCAGTCGGTGCGCAACGCCGGCAGCAGCGCCAAGGTCGCCACCTTCGACACCAACGCCGAGCTGGTTTCTGCGATCGAGAGCGGCGACATCCAGTGGGCGGTCGATCAGCAGCCCTTCCTGCAGGGCTACCTCGCCGTCGACTCGCTGTGGCTCTATCTGAACAACGGCAACGTGATCGGCGGCAATCAGCCGACGCTGACCGGGCCGTCGTTCATCGACAGGTCGAACATCGGAGCGGTCGCCGAGTACGCGCGAGCGGGGACCCGATGA